The genomic interval CTCACCTCAGGCCTCATGCCAGAGGAATATCAGAAAAAGCGTAACGACGGCTACGCGCAGGACGAGCTGGAGCGACGATTCTCCGAACTGGAAAAGCAATTCAGCAACTTCGATTGGCCTAAGCCCAAGGAATAGCGGTTATACCGCATGAAAAAGCTTCCCAACTCGCGACCAAAGGGGTTGGGAAGCTTTTTATCTGCGTCTCTCCGTGCGACTACGCGCGGAGAGGACCGGCAGAGCGGAAAGACTCACTGAGGTTTTCTTGGATACGGCGGAAAGATCCAACGAGGAAGTCAGCGACACTGGAGTTGTCTCGCTCTTGCGCTGCGTACATGTTGCTAAAAGCTACATCTGCCGCGTTTATCAACTGATCTGCAGTAGGGAGATCGAGCTTAAGTGCGGTGATGGTGCCGGCCATAAATGTTCCTTCTTAGAAGTTCTGAAATCACATTGATGATGTTTCTTGTGACGCTGACTCAGCCTCACGAGAAACCAATCTAACGCCCAAAGTTAAAAGGAAAGCACCGCGCAGGTAAACAGTTGGTGAACTTCCCCGTCATCTCAGGTAAATAACCACAGAAAAGGTGATGACCAGCACAAAGGTTCACCTCAGAACCTAGCCAAATCGGCCTGAAATATAATCTTCCGTCTCTTTATTTATGGGATTGGAGAAGATTTTCTTGGTCTTTCCTACTTCCACCAGTCGGCCGGGCTTCCCCGTGGCTTCCAAAGAGAAAAACGCTGTCTGATCAGACACCCTGGATGCCTGCTGCATGTTATGAGTAACAATAACGATGGTGTAGTCCTGTTTGAGCTCGTGTATCAGTTCTTCCACCGCCAGCGTGGAAATAGGATCGAGCGCGGAACACGGCTCATCCATCAGTAACACCTCAGGTTCTACCGCGATGGCCCTGGCAATGCACAAACGTTGTTGCTGCCCACCAGACAAGCCACCACCGGGTTTATTGAGACGGTCTTTGACCTCTTCCCATAAATTCGCCCCACGCAGCGATTTCTCTGCTACCTCTTTGAGCTTCTTTTTATCCTTGACACCGGCAAGTTTCAAACCCGCCACGACGTTATCCTCGATAGACATAGTGGGAAACGGATTGGCTTTTTGGAAGACCATTCCGATGGTCGTGCGGACCGTAACGGGATCGACATGCGGTGCGTAGATATCCTGGCCGTCGAGAAGCACAGTGCCCGATACTCGGGCACCCGGTGTCACCTCATGCATACGGTTAAGAGAGCGCAGCACCGTGGATTTTCCGCAGCCTGACGGGCCGATAAAAGCAGTCA from Corynebacterium ulcerans carries:
- the pstB gene encoding phosphate ABC transporter ATP-binding protein PstB, which produces MSKLKIDGLNIFYGDFHAVQDINIEVPERSVTAFIGPSGCGKSTVLRSLNRMHEVTPGARVSGTVLLDGQDIYAPHVDPVTVRTTIGMVFQKANPFPTMSIEDNVVAGLKLAGVKDKKKLKEVAEKSLRGANLWEEVKDRLNKPGGGLSGGQQQRLCIARAIAVEPEVLLMDEPCSALDPISTLAVEELIHELKQDYTIVIVTHNMQQASRVSDQTAFFSLEATGKPGRLVEVGKTKKIFSNPINKETEDYISGRFG